Proteins from one Brevibacillus humidisoli genomic window:
- a CDS encoding CPBP family intramembrane glutamic endopeptidase produces MALILLMFGPTLMIFLGLQVMGSVPITFLLFYSWLFAVPLWELLVIRRMTLSETFRSLGLSLNRKNLYHGFFSGLFFFLTILTAGYLFHRYAFELSHLQRVLAGWNFSGDQVIWLMGIVMFLNPILEELYWRGYMWQKLRTAWSVRAIIVFGSLFYTLYHLLSVLPLMNGPYHVVVIASVFLAGVIWGYMRLIGQSLLGSIVSHMLADLGIMAVYGLFLR; encoded by the coding sequence ATGGCTCTTATCCTTCTTATGTTTGGACCTACGCTGATGATATTCCTCGGCCTGCAAGTGATGGGCAGTGTGCCGATCACGTTTCTGCTGTTCTATAGCTGGCTGTTTGCCGTGCCGTTGTGGGAACTGCTGGTGATCAGAAGAATGACGCTGTCAGAGACATTCCGCAGCCTGGGACTGAGTCTGAATCGGAAAAACCTGTACCATGGCTTCTTCTCCGGCCTTTTTTTCTTCCTGACAATACTGACGGCCGGATACCTGTTTCATCGTTACGCATTTGAGTTGTCTCATCTGCAGAGGGTGTTGGCTGGATGGAACTTTTCAGGAGATCAGGTGATTTGGCTGATGGGCATCGTCATGTTTCTCAATCCAATACTGGAAGAGCTGTATTGGCGGGGGTATATGTGGCAAAAACTGCGTACAGCGTGGAGTGTGAGAGCGATCATCGTGTTTGGCTCACTCTTTTACACGCTGTATCATCTGCTGTCGGTGTTACCGTTGATGAATGGACCGTACCATGTTGTTGTGATCGCTTCCGTCTTTCTGGCTGGAGTGATCTGGGGATATATGCGGCTGATCGGTCAGTCCCTGCTTGGCTCCATTGTTAGTCATATGCTGGCCGATCTTGGGATTATGGCAGTGTATGGTTTGTTTTTGAGGTGA
- a CDS encoding GNAT family N-acetyltransferase, with amino-acid sequence MEVRTPTEGELELILQHSPQAAFEGTMGRTRPTFEKIKQLVESLLQQGGRYVVAVEENQLAGWVLFGARQDQFSDQWFGFIYELYVLPEHRGKGVSKRLMREAIEQLSAEGYREVRLSVYVENHAKRLYEQLGFVDRNITMSLHL; translated from the coding sequence ATGGAAGTAAGAACACCAACAGAGGGCGAGTTGGAGCTTATCCTGCAACATTCGCCGCAGGCGGCTTTCGAAGGCACGATGGGCAGGACGCGACCTACTTTTGAGAAGATAAAGCAGTTGGTGGAATCCCTGCTGCAGCAAGGTGGACGCTACGTAGTCGCAGTAGAAGAGAACCAGTTGGCTGGATGGGTTCTGTTTGGAGCAAGACAGGATCAGTTCAGTGATCAATGGTTTGGCTTTATCTATGAGCTCTATGTGCTGCCGGAACACAGGGGGAAGGGTGTCTCCAAGCGGTTGATGAGAGAGGCGATCGAACAGTTGTCAGCAGAGGGGTATCGTGAAGTTCGGCTGAGCGTGTACGTGGAAAATCATGCGAAACGGCTCTATGAGCAGCTTGGTTTTGTCGATAGAAATATCACGATGAGTTTGCATTTGTAG
- a CDS encoding nucleotidyltransferase domain-containing protein has product MADMTGTILHELQKIEQEERIRILYACESGSRAWGFPSKDSDYDVRFLYIRPVDWYLSIFDRRDVIERPIHEMLDISGWDLRKALQLFRKSNPSLLEWLQSPIVYLEQYSVANQIRALASLTYAPKSSVYHYLNMAKGNYRDYLQSEQVKSKKYFYVLRPILACWWIEQYGTMPPIQFHRLMEELLPDGSEVKASIEQLLIRKKAGEEWDVEPRIEPLHDFLEERIARYERLAANFDNGSAGSQDDQLDELFRAALREVWG; this is encoded by the coding sequence ATGGCTGACATGACCGGGACGATACTGCATGAGCTGCAAAAAATCGAACAGGAAGAGCGGATCCGCATCCTGTACGCCTGTGAATCAGGCAGCCGGGCATGGGGATTTCCTTCCAAAGACAGTGACTATGATGTGCGCTTCCTCTATATCCGCCCTGTTGATTGGTATCTCTCTATCTTTGACAGGAGAGATGTGATTGAGCGGCCCATTCACGAGATGCTGGATATCAGCGGTTGGGATCTGCGAAAAGCCCTGCAGTTGTTTCGTAAATCCAACCCGTCCCTGTTGGAGTGGCTGCAATCGCCGATCGTATACCTGGAGCAGTACAGCGTGGCAAATCAAATCCGGGCGTTGGCGTCACTTACGTACGCGCCAAAATCCAGCGTGTATCACTATCTAAACATGGCCAAGGGCAACTATAGGGACTATCTCCAGAGTGAACAGGTGAAGAGCAAAAAGTATTTCTATGTACTCCGGCCCATCCTGGCCTGCTGGTGGATCGAACAATATGGAACGATGCCGCCTATACAGTTTCATCGCCTGATGGAGGAACTGCTTCCTGATGGGAGTGAAGTGAAAGCCAGCATAGAGCAGTTGCTGATACGAAAAAAGGCGGGCGAAGAATGGGATGTTGAGCCGAGAATAGAGCCGCTTCACGATTTCCTGGAAGAACGGATTGCCCGTTATGAACGGCTGGCTGCCAACTTCGATAACGGCTCTGCGGGGAGTCAGGATGATCAGCTCGACGAACTGTTCCGCGCGGCATTAAGGGAGGTATGGGGGTGA
- a CDS encoding PadR family transcriptional regulator, translating into MYWLKDGGRNRLNQPFYNSDLVRGNIDTIILCVLLQGDNYGYQLIKEIYRKSENRFELKEPTLYSSLRRLEKQNMIQSYWGEETQGGRRKYYHITEAGREMYRQNYAAWKAARDLIDRLIESGGEE; encoded by the coding sequence ATGTATTGGCTGAAGGATGGGGGGCGTAACAGATTGAACCAGCCGTTTTACAACAGTGATTTGGTCCGGGGAAACATCGATACCATTATCCTCTGTGTGCTGCTGCAAGGGGATAATTACGGTTATCAGTTAATTAAGGAAATCTACCGCAAAAGTGAAAACCGGTTTGAATTAAAAGAGCCGACGCTGTATTCCAGTTTGCGACGTCTCGAAAAACAGAACATGATCCAATCATACTGGGGTGAAGAGACCCAGGGCGGGCGGAGAAAATACTATCACATTACGGAGGCGGGCAGGGAGATGTACAGACAAAATTATGCGGCATGGAAGGCAGCGAGAGATCTGATAGACCGCCTGATCGAGAGTGGAGGGGAGGAGTAA
- a CDS encoding permease prefix domain 1-containing protein, translating to MKELERFVEDLFANYRETREIQELKREILSNLEAKATDYIAEGIPYLEAVHRATRHMDTVDFLVEDHQPVYVNRYKTDLVQTALLYLLVGWILTIPIRMVSTGVWVNNLFTLAVALCTVAYFLLASKKDDHFRNAVSIIHPMKLAKRSKAAWVIWAMYVLMMTAYTAAIWFGSDLWFGRPISIDGPYQFAVAAVDFAAPFAAIVVPLLFQTAHRLASRYEVNV from the coding sequence GTGAAAGAGTTGGAGCGATTTGTAGAAGACTTGTTTGCCAACTACAGAGAAACCAGAGAGATCCAAGAACTGAAGAGGGAAATACTCAGCAACCTGGAGGCGAAAGCAACCGACTACATCGCTGAGGGCATTCCTTACCTGGAAGCCGTCCATCGCGCCACTAGACATATGGATACGGTTGACTTTCTGGTCGAGGACCATCAACCGGTATACGTAAATCGCTACAAAACGGATCTGGTACAGACGGCGCTCTTGTATCTGCTGGTCGGCTGGATTCTGACCATCCCAATTCGAATGGTATCGACAGGCGTATGGGTTAACAACTTGTTCACGCTGGCCGTCGCACTTTGCACGGTTGCCTATTTCCTCCTCGCATCGAAGAAGGATGATCACTTTCGCAATGCGGTATCGATTATCCATCCGATGAAGCTGGCCAAACGAAGCAAAGCGGCATGGGTCATCTGGGCGATGTACGTTTTGATGATGACGGCCTATACCGCAGCGATCTGGTTCGGAAGTGATCTCTGGTTTGGCCGCCCGATCAGCATCGATGGCCCATACCAGTTTGCCGTCGCTGCGGTTGATTTTGCGGCACCTTTTGCAGCAATTGTTGTACCCTTGCTATTTCAGACAGCGCATCGTCTGGCCAGCAGATACGAGGTGAACGTGTGA
- a CDS encoding DUF4825 domain-containing protein, whose amino-acid sequence MKKRNGWIIALMMIGVIGMLYVEGVAKPQLQRQEQQEQLAQLNPLTHDIAHVLPYKSKYMGNAGNLTNLNNRLPLYNIAKTYQLYPDQLTAEISYEEAAASIDEELRTHAIVYNSTANFVLIDNLQVLKLNFQDDSYTIRREAVERWYGDAFNSLQEKERWEKEVSSKLSDQGYVKRFMEKNVFVSQTYNALGE is encoded by the coding sequence ATGAAGAAGAGAAATGGATGGATCATTGCACTGATGATGATTGGTGTTATCGGCATGTTGTATGTGGAGGGCGTTGCCAAGCCGCAGCTGCAGCGACAGGAACAGCAGGAGCAGTTGGCGCAGCTCAACCCCTTGACCCATGATATCGCTCACGTGTTGCCATATAAAAGCAAGTACATGGGGAATGCAGGCAATCTGACCAACCTCAACAACCGGCTCCCCCTGTACAATATCGCAAAAACGTATCAGCTCTACCCTGATCAGCTAACGGCAGAGATTTCCTACGAGGAGGCAGCGGCCAGCATCGATGAAGAGTTGCGTACGCATGCGATCGTCTACAATTCAACGGCAAACTTTGTACTGATCGATAATCTGCAAGTCCTGAAGCTCAACTTCCAGGACGACTCCTATACGATTCGAAGAGAGGCGGTAGAACGATGGTACGGAGATGCGTTCAACTCCCTGCAGGAAAAAGAGCGATGGGAGAAGGAGGTCAGCAGCAAGCTGTCCGATCAGGGTTACGTTAAACGGTTTATGGAAAAAAACGTATTCGTATCGCAGACCTACAATGCTTTAGGAGAATGA
- a CDS encoding Spy/CpxP family protein refolding chaperone: MFSKTILLTGLLSSVTVLSIGCSAAETTEPAVSQPYTDLQSRTIKALSAEKIEGLLKGAGLQYALSAELNHYPGPKHTLDFGKELGLHPDQESAIKELADDMTSEAKTLGKRLVELESQLDKSFASGWITEEELTAIVNQIAMVEGQLRTVHLQTHLKTKEILSPEQVARYDVLRGYIENRDASTQGKQHQHDH; this comes from the coding sequence GTGTTCAGCAAAACAATCCTTCTGACCGGTTTGCTTTCGTCCGTAACCGTTCTATCCATCGGATGTAGCGCTGCAGAAACAACGGAACCCGCTGTTTCACAACCATACACCGACTTGCAGAGCCGCACGATAAAAGCCTTGTCTGCCGAAAAAATAGAAGGCCTGTTGAAAGGTGCGGGCTTGCAGTACGCGCTATCTGCGGAACTAAATCACTATCCCGGTCCCAAACACACACTCGACTTTGGCAAGGAATTAGGGCTGCATCCTGATCAAGAGAGTGCGATCAAGGAATTGGCCGACGACATGACCTCAGAGGCAAAAACACTGGGAAAAAGACTGGTTGAACTGGAAAGCCAGTTAGACAAATCGTTCGCAAGCGGGTGGATCACAGAGGAAGAGCTCACCGCAATAGTCAACCAGATTGCCATGGTGGAAGGGCAATTGCGAACTGTCCATCTGCAAACCCATCTCAAAACAAAAGAAATCCTCTCCCCCGAGCAAGTTGCCCGTTATGACGTATTACGCGGGTACATAGAAAATCGTGATGCTTCTACACAAGGCAAACAGCACCAGCATGATCATTGA
- a CDS encoding MarR family winged helix-turn-helix transcriptional regulator, translating into MDSDKSLILQQQIQQFIRLFGVLEQNKTPCGAPINITQAHALHELSSAGAITQQELANRLYIDKSTTSRLIDAFVKKGFVLRTTNPHNRRETLISITDQGRRANDQVEKRRRAKYQKILDGIPLDKQPEVLSALSHLIQSLKKEKENTMTEE; encoded by the coding sequence ATGGATTCCGACAAGTCTTTGATTCTGCAACAGCAAATCCAACAGTTTATTCGCTTGTTTGGCGTATTGGAACAAAATAAAACACCTTGTGGAGCACCGATCAACATCACACAAGCCCATGCTCTCCATGAATTAAGCAGCGCAGGTGCGATCACGCAGCAAGAATTGGCAAACAGGTTGTACATCGACAAAAGTACAACCAGCCGTCTGATTGATGCTTTTGTGAAAAAGGGATTCGTTTTAAGAACAACGAACCCCCACAATCGACGAGAAACGCTCATATCCATTACCGATCAGGGGCGACGGGCGAACGATCAGGTGGAAAAAAGGCGACGGGCAAAATATCAGAAAATACTGGACGGTATTCCACTCGACAAACAACCAGAGGTATTGTCAGCCTTGTCTCACCTTATCCAATCACTGAAAAAGGAAAAAGAAAATACGATGACGGAGGAGTGA
- a CDS encoding ABC transporter permease gives MKDISHAALLITCIFILIPIWVSYQQNLGIAREIALSTLRGAIQLIVIGYVITYVFSIESWYALGLFILTMIMIAGRNCARRGKQFPHAFAIASAAILVAEVISVSVWLMFDIIDAKAQYILPMSGMIIGGSMIVASVTFERMLNEFKLTKQMILAKLALGANPRQACQEMIKATVKAALIPNIETMKSTGLIHLPGMMTGVIIAGASPIIAVKYQLVILVSSMSTSAITALLVSFLSYPSFFKQKMF, from the coding sequence GTGAAAGACATCAGCCATGCCGCACTCCTGATCACCTGCATCTTTATCCTGATCCCGATCTGGGTCTCCTATCAGCAAAACCTTGGTATTGCCAGGGAAATCGCGCTTTCTACCCTCCGTGGCGCGATTCAGTTGATCGTGATCGGGTACGTGATTACCTACGTTTTTTCCATTGAATCATGGTATGCGTTGGGACTTTTTATCCTCACCATGATCATGATCGCAGGCAGGAATTGTGCGCGGAGAGGGAAGCAGTTCCCTCATGCGTTTGCCATTGCAAGTGCCGCGATATTGGTGGCGGAAGTGATATCCGTTTCGGTATGGCTCATGTTTGATATCATCGACGCCAAAGCACAGTACATCCTGCCGATGAGCGGGATGATCATCGGTGGATCGATGATTGTAGCCAGTGTGACCTTTGAGCGGATGCTAAACGAGTTTAAGCTGACAAAACAGATGATACTGGCCAAGCTTGCCTTGGGAGCGAATCCGCGACAGGCGTGTCAGGAAATGATAAAGGCGACTGTAAAAGCGGCTTTGATCCCCAATATCGAGACGATGAAATCAACCGGGCTGATTCATCTGCCAGGAATGATGACAGGAGTGATTATTGCCGGTGCTTCCCCTATCATCGCCGTAAAGTACCAGTTGGTGATATTGGTCAGTTCCATGTCCACTTCTGCGATTACGGCCCTGCTGGTCAGTTTTTTGTCGTATCCCTCGTTTTTTAAGCAGAAGATGTTTTGA
- a CDS encoding GNAT family N-acetyltransferase: MDYVRITSIEDPLFAKMHQLMQDVFPPEEVLAFDLWKEPLEDPGIRVFVAVHDGNVVGATEYRYYEDMHVAMTDFTIIGQAGLGIGRFLARKRMDDLTALAAACGKPLYGMFAEIYDPYRVEEHQFGGIKPMDPYVRREVLSHLGYKRLDFPYVHPSWNNDGQPVTGLDLCFLPSEEETNQLDAKLIVDFLTRYYSVLPNKPQEWHQMIEALSSKESVALLPI, encoded by the coding sequence ATGGATTATGTAAGAATTACAAGTATCGAAGATCCCTTGTTTGCAAAAATGCATCAGCTCATGCAGGACGTGTTCCCGCCTGAGGAGGTATTGGCATTCGATCTCTGGAAAGAGCCGCTGGAAGACCCGGGAATCCGCGTATTTGTTGCCGTTCACGATGGCAACGTCGTTGGAGCGACAGAGTATCGCTACTATGAAGATATGCATGTGGCGATGACCGACTTCACAATCATTGGTCAAGCTGGTCTGGGGATTGGCCGGTTTTTGGCTCGCAAGCGGATGGACGACCTCACCGCGCTTGCCGCCGCATGCGGAAAGCCGTTATACGGGATGTTTGCCGAAATCTACGATCCCTATCGGGTGGAGGAGCACCAGTTTGGCGGGATAAAGCCAATGGACCCCTATGTTCGGCGTGAAGTATTGTCTCATCTTGGGTACAAACGTCTGGACTTCCCTTACGTCCACCCTTCCTGGAACAATGACGGACAGCCCGTAACCGGACTGGACCTATGCTTCCTCCCGTCTGAAGAGGAGACCAACCAGTTGGATGCAAAACTGATCGTCGATTTCCTGACTCGCTACTACTCCGTCCTGCCGAACAAGCCGCAGGAGTGGCACCAAATGATAGAAGCTCTCTCCTCGAAAGAGAGCGTAGCGCTGCTCCCTATTTAG
- a CDS encoding GNAT family N-acetyltransferase, which yields MYCKEFYVFDQDRPIPAVIRNYTEQDFPGLIRIQQESFPPPFPSELWWNTEQLQNHVSLFPEGALCVEVDGEIAGSMTGLLVNFDPDHPEHTWEEITDSGYIRNHDPKGNTLYVVDIGVRPAYRKLGLGKWLMLSMYDVVVHKRLERLLGGGRMPGYHRKANEMTAEQYLEAVVKGELKDPVLTFLLRCGRTPVQVVANYLEDEESCHYGALMEWKNPFCPSLPSQGE from the coding sequence ATGTATTGCAAAGAGTTTTACGTTTTTGACCAGGATCGGCCAATCCCGGCTGTCATCCGCAATTATACCGAACAGGACTTTCCCGGGTTAATTCGCATTCAGCAGGAGAGTTTTCCTCCTCCATTCCCGTCTGAACTGTGGTGGAATACCGAGCAACTACAAAACCACGTGAGCTTGTTCCCGGAGGGGGCCCTGTGTGTTGAAGTAGACGGGGAGATCGCCGGATCGATGACCGGCTTGCTGGTCAACTTTGACCCGGATCATCCGGAACACACATGGGAAGAAATCACAGATAGCGGCTACATCCGCAACCATGACCCAAAAGGCAATACCCTTTACGTAGTCGATATTGGCGTACGCCCTGCTTACCGAAAGCTAGGGTTGGGAAAATGGCTGATGTTATCGATGTACGATGTAGTGGTTCATAAACGCTTGGAGCGGCTGTTGGGCGGCGGCAGGATGCCTGGCTATCATCGAAAGGCAAATGAGATGACTGCTGAGCAATATCTGGAAGCTGTCGTAAAAGGGGAGCTGAAAGATCCTGTCCTCACCTTCCTGCTGCGCTGTGGACGCACCCCCGTTCAGGTAGTGGCCAACTACTTGGAAGATGAGGAATCTTGCCATTATGGGGCGCTGATGGAATGGAAAAACCCTTTTTGCCCGTCACTACCTTCGCAAGGAGAATGA
- a CDS encoding carbon-nitrogen hydrolase family protein — MKLRVAAVQYHLHTIRSFADFANQSAHYVKTAEEFGAEFLLFPEFFTTQLMSIGDKQGNALTIQDLPDFTEQYRELFSSLAEQTNMHIIAGTHVIRKDDRLYNVAHLFYPDGRIIEQPKLHITPTEVKEWGMTPGENLQVFETDKGTIAMLTCYDIEFPEIVRMAKAKGADVIFCPSCTDDRHGFHRVRYTSHARAVENQVYVVTTGTVGSLPTVDFMRANFGQAAIITPNDIPFPPRGILAEGEINDDMIVTADLDLELLYQVRESGSVTTWRDRRTDLYPDWK, encoded by the coding sequence ATGAAACTAAGAGTAGCGGCTGTCCAATACCATCTGCATACCATCCGCTCATTCGCAGATTTTGCCAATCAATCGGCCCATTATGTGAAAACAGCCGAGGAATTCGGCGCCGAGTTTCTGTTGTTCCCTGAGTTTTTTACCACTCAATTGATGTCGATCGGAGACAAACAAGGCAACGCCCTGACGATTCAAGACCTGCCCGACTTCACAGAGCAGTACCGGGAGTTGTTTTCGTCCTTAGCCGAGCAAACGAACATGCACATCATCGCAGGAACCCATGTCATCCGCAAAGACGATCGGCTGTACAATGTGGCCCATCTGTTTTATCCGGATGGCAGGATTATCGAACAGCCCAAGCTGCATATCACGCCGACAGAAGTGAAGGAATGGGGGATGACTCCAGGGGAGAATCTCCAGGTTTTTGAAACAGACAAGGGAACGATCGCGATGCTCACCTGCTATGACATCGAGTTTCCCGAGATCGTTCGGATGGCGAAGGCCAAGGGAGCGGATGTGATATTCTGTCCGTCTTGCACCGATGACCGGCATGGATTCCATCGGGTCCGCTACACCAGCCATGCGCGAGCGGTAGAAAACCAGGTATACGTCGTCACTACAGGAACAGTCGGGTCCCTGCCAACCGTTGACTTTATGCGGGCCAATTTCGGTCAGGCGGCGATCATCACTCCTAACGATATCCCATTCCCTCCACGCGGCATCTTGGCAGAAGGAGAAATTAACGATGACATGATCGTGACCGCTGACCTGGATCTGGAACTGTTGTATCAAGTTCGTGAAAGCGGCTCGGTTACCACTTGGCGTGATCGACGTACCGATCTCTATCCGGATTGGAAATAA
- a CDS encoding heavy metal translocating P-type ATPase codes for MDESVKRNIYRVEGFTCTGCAATFEKNVKQLPHVQDAQVNFGAAKLTVVGEASIAELEKAGAFEGLKIYPESERSAGRKEPFWHRKATIRTAISALLLLTGWLLGAQYGDENSLSVFSYGLSILIGGYTLFLKGVRNLVRLQFDMNTLMTVAILGAAAIGEWGEGAMVVFLFAISEALESYSMDKARESIRSLVEIAPNEALIRRNDQEIQVPVDEVRVGEIMIVKPGQKIAMDGKVITGASSVNQAAITGESVPVTKDVDDEVYAGTLNQEGLLEVSVTKRFEDTTLAKIIHLVEEAQAERAPSQAFVDRFASVYTPLIMLTALAIAVLPPLFAGANWAEWIYRGLAVLVVGCPCALVISTPVAVVTAIGTAARNGVLIKGGIHLEEAGRLSAIAFDKTGTLTKGVPTLTDIKPVGSLPRDECLIIAAAIERGSQHPLASAIIRQANHLGKPIPAAESFVSLTGKGAKAVVNSTLYHIGSPRLFEEILPGGMDQSNRQEIATLQEQGKTVMLLGTKEEIIALFAVADEIRETSKQALQKLHQLGIGQTVMLTGDHQATAAAIAQQLDISDVDAGLLPQDKREAIKRLINKHGHVAMVGDGINDAPALATATVSFAMGGAGSDTALETADIALMSDDLSKLPFTIALSRRALAIIKQNITFSLAIKAVALLLIFPGWLTLWMAIFADMGATLLVTLNALRLLRITN; via the coding sequence GTGGATGAAAGCGTCAAAAGAAACATTTATCGGGTAGAGGGTTTTACGTGTACAGGCTGTGCCGCTACCTTTGAAAAAAACGTGAAGCAGTTGCCGCATGTCCAGGACGCCCAGGTTAACTTCGGTGCAGCGAAACTAACGGTTGTCGGAGAAGCGTCCATCGCAGAACTGGAAAAGGCCGGAGCGTTTGAAGGCTTGAAGATATACCCCGAATCAGAGCGATCGGCTGGCCGCAAGGAACCGTTCTGGCATCGAAAAGCGACCATCCGCACCGCCATTTCGGCGTTGCTGCTGCTGACCGGCTGGCTGCTTGGCGCGCAGTACGGCGACGAGAACAGTCTGTCTGTTTTCAGCTATGGTCTGTCGATCCTGATCGGCGGCTATACACTTTTCTTAAAAGGAGTCCGCAATCTCGTCCGCCTCCAGTTTGACATGAATACCTTGATGACGGTTGCGATCCTCGGAGCTGCCGCCATTGGCGAATGGGGAGAAGGGGCAATGGTGGTCTTTCTGTTCGCGATCAGCGAGGCCCTGGAGAGCTATTCCATGGACAAGGCAAGAGAATCGATTCGATCACTCGTCGAGATCGCGCCAAATGAAGCCCTGATTCGCCGGAACGATCAAGAGATACAGGTGCCTGTGGACGAGGTGCGTGTCGGAGAGATTATGATCGTCAAACCGGGGCAGAAAATCGCCATGGACGGCAAAGTAATCACGGGCGCCTCCTCGGTCAATCAGGCAGCGATAACCGGTGAGTCGGTCCCCGTCACCAAAGATGTTGACGATGAGGTATATGCTGGGACTCTGAATCAGGAAGGGCTGTTGGAGGTATCCGTAACGAAGAGGTTCGAAGACACGACGCTGGCAAAAATCATCCACCTGGTAGAGGAAGCACAGGCGGAACGGGCTCCCTCCCAAGCGTTTGTCGACCGATTCGCCAGTGTATATACGCCTCTCATCATGCTGACAGCATTGGCCATCGCCGTGCTGCCCCCCCTGTTCGCTGGAGCAAACTGGGCGGAATGGATCTATCGGGGGCTGGCCGTGTTGGTTGTAGGCTGTCCCTGTGCACTGGTGATATCCACGCCCGTAGCGGTCGTGACCGCGATCGGCACGGCTGCCCGCAACGGTGTCCTGATCAAAGGGGGCATTCATCTGGAAGAAGCAGGCAGGCTTTCTGCCATAGCTTTTGACAAAACAGGAACACTGACGAAAGGTGTACCGACGTTAACCGACATCAAACCGGTTGGCTCCCTGCCCAGGGATGAATGTCTGATCATCGCAGCGGCGATCGAGAGAGGGTCGCAGCATCCGCTGGCCTCGGCGATCATCAGGCAGGCCAATCATTTGGGCAAGCCGATTCCCGCTGCAGAAAGCTTCGTCTCCCTTACCGGAAAAGGAGCCAAGGCAGTAGTGAACAGCACGTTGTACCATATCGGCAGTCCACGCCTTTTTGAAGAGATCCTCCCCGGTGGAATGGATCAGTCGAACCGTCAAGAGATTGCCACCCTGCAGGAACAAGGAAAAACCGTGATGCTGCTTGGCACGAAAGAAGAAATCATCGCCCTGTTCGCCGTGGCCGATGAGATCCGTGAAACCAGCAAGCAGGCATTGCAAAAACTTCATCAGTTAGGTATCGGTCAGACAGTGATGCTGACCGGAGATCATCAAGCAACGGCTGCGGCAATCGCCCAACAGCTTGACATCAGCGATGTGGACGCGGGATTGCTGCCACAGGATAAACGAGAAGCAATCAAGCGATTGATCAACAAACATGGTCATGTGGCGATGGTAGGGGACGGCATTAACGATGCGCCGGCTCTCGCTACGGCCACGGTCAGCTTTGCCATGGGCGGCGCAGGCTCAGATACGGCTCTGGAGACGGCAGACATCGCGCTGATGAGTGACGACCTGTCCAAACTGCCATTTACGATTGCGTTAAGCAGGAGGGCTCTGGCCATCATCAAGCAGAATATCACGTTTTCCCTGGCGATCAAGGCTGTTGCCCTGCTGTTGATTTTTCCAGGCTGGCTGACCCTCTGGATGGCGATATTTGCCGATATGGGAGCTACGCTCCTGGTTACGCTTAACGCGCTGCGCCTGTTGCGTATAACCAACTAG
- a CDS encoding ArsR/SmtB family transcription factor, translating into MPTRADCCEVFCFDEQKVNRVKSDLTTQDTRTAARVFKALADDTRMKIAYALCVEQELCVCDVANIIGSSVATASHHLRLLRNMGLAIYRKEGKLVFYSLDDDHVKQLILLAMVHSKERE; encoded by the coding sequence ATGCCGACTAGAGCAGATTGCTGTGAAGTTTTCTGTTTTGATGAACAGAAAGTAAATCGAGTAAAGTCAGATTTGACAACTCAAGATACAAGAACAGCTGCACGGGTGTTCAAAGCATTGGCTGACGATACGCGGATGAAGATTGCATACGCACTCTGTGTGGAGCAGGAGTTATGTGTCTGTGACGTAGCCAATATCATCGGTTCAAGTGTCGCTACCGCGTCACACCATCTGCGCCTGCTGCGAAATATGGGCTTGGCCATATACCGCAAAGAGGGAAAATTGGTCTTCTACTCTCTCGATGACGACCACGTCAAGCAGTTGATTCTGTTAGCCATGGTACACAGCAAGGAGCGTGAATAA